A window of Exiguobacterium sp. FSL W8-0210 contains these coding sequences:
- the tig gene encoding trigger factor, producing the protein MTAKWEKQSGSLGVLTYEAPAEAFDKAVDQAFKKVVKTLNTPGFRKGKMPRAMFNKMYGEEALYQDALDILYKDTIEGAVVESGIEPIALENIDVETLEKGKPVEFKITFVIEPEATLGEYKGLEYTAVETNVTDEDVDAELKTLQERGAELVVKEDGVIENGDTVVFDFAGFDGENQFDGGTAENYSLVIGSGNFIPGFEEQMVGLKTGEQKDLEVTFPEEYHEASLAGKPVTFKVTIHEVKAQELPELTDEFAKEMDEEVSSLDELKTKIRTRLENTRKQEADASMRDELVEAATKNATVDLPEVMVENEVERMVQEFTQRIQSQGIDLNMYFQLTGTTEEAMRSEMKEQAEERVKARLVLKQIVADEKIEVTDEETQAELQSMSELYNIPADQLETMLAPQGGLETLKGDLQFRKAIDVLVDNAKAK; encoded by the coding sequence ATGACTGCAAAATGGGAAAAACAATCAGGTAGCCTCGGCGTCCTCACGTATGAAGCGCCTGCTGAAGCATTTGATAAAGCGGTAGACCAAGCGTTCAAGAAAGTCGTTAAGACTTTGAACACACCTGGTTTCCGTAAAGGAAAAATGCCACGCGCAATGTTCAACAAAATGTACGGTGAAGAAGCACTGTACCAAGATGCACTCGATATCCTTTACAAGGACACAATCGAAGGTGCAGTCGTCGAATCAGGAATCGAGCCAATCGCGCTTGAGAACATCGACGTTGAAACACTCGAAAAAGGCAAGCCAGTCGAATTCAAAATCACGTTCGTCATCGAGCCAGAAGCTACACTCGGTGAGTACAAAGGTCTTGAGTACACAGCAGTTGAAACGAACGTTACTGACGAAGACGTCGACGCTGAACTCAAAACATTGCAAGAACGCGGTGCAGAACTCGTCGTTAAAGAAGATGGCGTCATCGAGAATGGCGATACAGTCGTATTCGACTTCGCAGGTTTCGATGGGGAAAACCAATTCGACGGCGGAACTGCTGAGAACTACTCACTCGTCATCGGTTCTGGAAACTTCATTCCTGGATTCGAAGAGCAAATGGTCGGTTTAAAAACTGGCGAGCAAAAAGATCTTGAAGTGACATTCCCAGAGGAATACCACGAAGCATCACTCGCTGGAAAACCAGTTACATTCAAAGTAACGATCCACGAAGTTAAAGCACAAGAGCTCCCTGAATTGACAGATGAGTTCGCAAAAGAAATGGATGAAGAAGTTTCTTCACTCGACGAGTTGAAAACAAAAATTCGTACGCGTCTCGAAAACACACGCAAACAAGAAGCTGATGCTTCAATGCGCGATGAGTTAGTCGAAGCGGCTACGAAAAACGCGACAGTTGATCTTCCAGAAGTCATGGTCGAAAACGAAGTCGAGCGTATGGTTCAAGAGTTCACACAACGTATTCAATCACAAGGCATCGACCTCAACATGTACTTCCAGTTGACTGGAACGACAGAAGAGGCAATGCGTTCTGAAATGAAAGAGCAAGCGGAAGAGCGCGTTAAAGCACGTCTCGTCCTCAAGCAAATCGTTGCTGACGAAAAAATCGAAGTAACAGATGAGGAAACTCAAGCTGAACTTCAATCAATGTCAGAACTCTACAACATCCCTGCAGATCAACTTGAAACGATGCTTGCACCACAAGGTGGTCTTGAAACGCTTAAAGGCGATCTTCAATTCCGTAAAGCTATCGATGTTCTCGTCGACAACGCAAAAGCAAAATAA